A stretch of the Notamacropus eugenii isolate mMacEug1 chromosome 2, mMacEug1.pri_v2, whole genome shotgun sequence genome encodes the following:
- the LOC140525120 gene encoding sn-1-specific diacylglycerol lipase ABHD11-like has product MSACVVSRGRHAEQDRLGAEPPFAGVSAGIHGYLAGRKAARSMWRWGRAWRGLWGVALKPPLPSPGLGLAGRRAAHASGSPRPVPLSYKLLDSADSRPALVFLHGLFGSKTNFQTIGRSLQQQTGRRVLIVDARNHGESPHSPDSSYEAMSADMEALLPQLGLAPCVLIGHSMGGKTAMTLALQKPELVERLISVDISPLPNTVVLDFPSYLEAMKAVQIPEELSLSQARKIADQQLSPVIQDSTIRQFLLTNLVEASTGQFEWRVNIEALIQQMDKILDFPQLQKSYPGPTLFLSGAKSTFIQPSHYSEIKRLFPQAQILSIPGAGHWIHADQPQDFMTNVKRFLA; this is encoded by the exons ATGAGCGCATGCGTGGTGTCACGTGGGCGACACGCGGAGCAGGATCGGCTGGGGGCGGAGCCGCCTTTTGCCGGGGTCAGCGCGGGGATTCACGGTTATCTGGCGGGCCGGAAGGCAGCTCGGAGCATGTGGCGCTGGGGCCGGGCCTGGAGGGGCCTCTGGGGGGTGGCCTTGAAGCCCCCGCTGCCTTCCCCGGGGCTCGGCCTCGCAGGGCGTCGGGCCGCGCACGCGAGCGGCAGCCCCAG GCCGGTGCCCCTCTCCTACAAGCTGCTGGACTCGGCGGACAGCCGCCCGGCCCTGGTCTTCCTGCACGGCCTGTTCGGCAGCAAAACCAACTTCCAGACCATCGGCAGGAGCCTGCAGCAGCAGACGGGCCGCAGG GTGCTGATAGTGGATGCTCGGAACCATGGAGAGAGCCCTCACAGCCCTGACTCCAGCTACGAGGCCATGAGCGCAGACATGGAGGCCCTTCTGCCCCAGCTTGGCCTGGCTCCCTGCGTCCTCATCGGACACAGCATGGGGGGCAAGACAGCCATGACACTGGCACTACAGAAG CCAGAGCTGGTGGAGCGTCTCATCTCAGTGGACATCAGCCCATTGCCTAACACAGTCGTCTTAGACTTCCCTTCCTACTTGGAAGCCATGAAGGCTGTACAGATCCCTGAGGAGCTGTCCCTCTCTCAGGCGCGCAAAATAGCCGACCAGCAGCTTAGTCCTGTCATCCAG GATTCTACGATACGGCAGTTCCTCCTCACCAATCTGGTGGAAGCCAGCACTGGGCAGTTCGAGTGGAGGGTCAACATTGAAGCCCTGATCCAGCAGATGGACAAGATCCTGGACTTCCCCCAGCTCCAGAAATCCTACCCTGGCCCCACACTTTTCCTCAGTGGTGCTAAGTCCACATTCATCCA GCCTAGTCATTACTCCGAGATCAAGCGTCTGTTCCCTCAAGCTCAGATCCTGTCCATCCCAGGGGCCGGCCACTGGATCCATGCTGACCAACCCCAAGACTTCATGACCAATGTTAAACGCTTCCTGGCCTAG